The following are encoded together in the Salvia hispanica cultivar TCC Black 2014 chromosome 6, UniMelb_Shisp_WGS_1.0, whole genome shotgun sequence genome:
- the LOC125192649 gene encoding FRIGIDA-like protein 4a isoform X2: MADPGDLTHPPPPSFDDFQRQTSLMTSCTLLWKELSDHFTTLEQDLIKKSDALKAKVEALNQETQTSLEALDSRESSISRSLSIAYETLEQATKMSIFFSADEDKAEVDDSDGLLLKLRGFCRRMAAKEFWIFVTSRKKELELFRSELPKALSSCVDPPRFVLEAISEVFPVASSASNGYDLGWACVLLLETLIPVMVDPVLGKERMLVTPSIKGKAEEIAEAWKRSLEERGGIENVKTPDVHTFLQHLVTFGIVKEADVDLYRKLVVASAWRKQMPKLAVSLGLGDKMPDMIEELIGRGQQVDAVHFTYEVGLADKFPPVPLLKAFLKDAKKTATSILEDANNSGRASHMAAKKEQSAIRAVLKCIEEYKLEAEFPPQDLKKRLEQLEKVKIEKKKPASPAAKRTRASTGGPMPPAKAGRSTNAYVSSFPSPPTYVRSPSSHTQYSPTPTAVPAYPASFPYGSRSPSYVYSPEAPPPAIVGSYPVSPVSFPAYGGYSNGMAPAYQQAYY; encoded by the exons ATGGCCGATCCAGGCGACTTGACTcacccgccgccgccgagTTTCGACGATTTCCAGCGCCAGACCTCGCTGATGACTAGCTGCACTCTCCTCTGGAAGGAGCTCTCCGACCACTTCACCACCCTCGAGCAGGACCTAATTAAGAAATCCGACGCGCTCAAGGCCAAGGTGGAGGCCCTAAACCAGGAGACGCAGACCTCTCTCGAGGCGCTCGACTCTCGCGAGTCGTCAATCTCGAGATCGCTCTCGATCGCGTACGAGACGCTCGAGCAGGCCACCAAGATGTCGATCTTCTTCTCCGCCGACGAGGACAAGGCGGAGGTCGACGATTCTGACGGTTTGCTGCTGAAATTGAGGGGATTCTGCCGCAGGATGGCGGCGAAGGAGTTTTGGATCTTCGTCACGTCGCGGAAGAAGGAGCTCGAGCTGTTCCGATCGGAGCTGCCGAAAGCCCTCTCCAGCTGCGTCGATCCGCCGCGGTTCGTGCTCGAGGCGATCTCGGAGGTTTTTCCGGTGGCGAGCAGCGCTAGCAATGGCTACGATTTGGGGTGGGCTTGCGTGCTGCTGCTGGAGACGCTGATTCCGGTGATGGTGGATCCGGTGCTGGGGAAGGAGAGGATGCTGGTGACGCCGAGCATCAAGGGGAAGGCGGAGGAGATAGCGGAGGCGTGGAAGAGGAGCCTGGAGGAGAGGGGTGGAATTGAGAATGTGAAGACGCCAGATGTGCACACCTTTTTGCAGCATTTGGTGACATTCGGGATTGTGAAGGAGGCGGATGTGGATTTGTACAGGAAGCTCGTCGTCGCCTCTGCGTGGAGAAAGCAGATGCCGAAGCTCGCCGTTTCTCTCGGCCTTGGTGATAAGATGCCCg ATATGATTGAAGAATTGATTGGAAGGGGACAACAAGTTGACGCTGTTCACTTTACGTACGAAGTTGGTCTAGCTGACAAATTCCCCCCTGTCCCGCTGTTGAAGGCTTTTCTGAAAGATGCAAAAAAGACAGCCACATCCATCTTGGAGGACGCCAACAATTCAGGACGTGCATCA CATATGGCAGCCAAGAAAGAGCAATCGGCCATTCGTGCTGTTCTCAAGTGCATCGAAGAATACAAACTCGAGGCTGAGTTCCCACCGCAAGACCTCAAGAAGCGCCTCGAGCAATTAGAGAAG GTCAAGATTGAGAAGAAGAAGCCAGCGAGCCCAGCAGCCAAGAGAACACGTGCCAGCACCGGAGGGCCCATGCCCCCAGCCAAGGCAGGCCGTTCGACCAATGCCTACGTGTCATCTTTTCCGTCTCCTCCCACGTACGTCAGGTCTCCTTCGTCACACACCCAGTATTCTCCAACTCCAACTGCAGTCCCGGCATACCCAGCAAGCTTCCCGTACGGAAGCAGAAGCCCCTCGTATGTATACTCCCCGGAGGCCCCCCCTCCGGCCATCGTGGGATCGTATCCTGTCTCTCCGGTGAGCTTCCCTGCCTACGGTGGATACAGCAATGGGATGGCACCTGCTTACCAGCAAGCTTACTACTGA
- the LOC125193951 gene encoding preprotein translocase subunit SECE1 codes for MAIPIAQIRPLFPSASPITTAPPKSTTILLKHAPKFPQFASNRRRQFTSVPKASADDENAAAAESAEERKEMTELGKEIQQAMKEREQEKEKEKESGFVSGVIEEIREIEWPAFGKVLGTTGVVLGVIAGSSLVLLTVNAVLAEISDTVFAGKGVQDFFG; via the coding sequence ATGGCAATTCCAATCGCCCAAATCCGACCCTTGTTCCCCTCCGCCTCTCCAATCACCACTGCTCCACCGAAATCCACAACAATCCTCCTCAAACACGCCCCTAAATTCCCTCAATTCGCATCCAATCGGCGCCGCCAGTTCACCAGCGTCCCCAAAGCCTCAGCCGATGACGAGAACGCCGCCGCTGCCGAATCGGCGGAGGAGAGGAAGGAAATGACGGAATTGGGGAAGGAGATACAGCAGGCGATGAAGGAGAGAGAgcaggagaaggagaaggagaaggagagcGGATTCGTGAGCGGAGTGATTGAGGAAATTAGGGAAATCGAGTGGCCTGCTTTCGGCAAAGTGTTGGGGACGACGGGAGTGGTGCTGGGGGTCATCGCCGGATCCAGTCTCGTTTTGCTCACTGTCAATGCCGTTTTGGCCGAGATTTCTGATACCGTTTTTGCCGGAAAAGGTGTGCAGGATTTCTTTGGATAA
- the LOC125196567 gene encoding imidazoleglycerol-phosphate dehydratase 2, chloroplastic isoform X2: MDPTVTRASDDNGSPAVTTAQGGRIGEVKRVTKETNVSVKINLDGDAVAENNTGIPFLDHMLDQLASHGLFDVHVKAVGDIHIDDHHTNEDVALAIGTAMLQALGDRKGINRFGDFSAPLDEALVHVSLDLSGRPHLGYDLHIPTERVGTYDTQLVEHFFQSLVNTSGMTLHIRQLAGKNSHHIIEATFKAFARALRQATEYDTRRRGSIPSSKGVLSRT, translated from the exons ATGGATCCCACGGTCACTCGCGCGTCCGACGATAACGGCTCACCGGCGGTAACTACAGCTCAAG GAGGAAGAATTGGAGAGGTTAAGAGGGTTACGAAGGAGACGAATGTGAGTGTGAAGATTAATCTGGATGGTGACGCCGTGGCTGAAAACAACACGGGCATTCCTTTCCTCGATCACATGTTAGAT CAACTTGCTTCACATGGATTATTTGATGTTCACGTGAAGGCTGTTGGGGATATTCATATTGATGATCATCACACAAATGAAGACGTAGCCCTTGCAATTGGGACA GCTATGCTGCAGGCACTTGGTGATAGGAAAGGAATCAACCGGTTCGGGGATTTCTCAGCTCCTCTTGATGAAGCTCTAGTACATGTTTCACTG GATCTATCTGGAAGGCCACATTTGGGTTATGATCTGCACATACCAACAGAAAGAGTAGGAACTTATGACACACAG CTGGTGGAGCACTTTTTTCAGTCCTTGGTCAATACCTCTGGAATGACACTACACATACGACAG CTTGCTGGGAAAAATTCTCACCACATCATAGAGGCAACTTTCAAGGCCTTCGCAAGGGCTCTCCGGCAAGCTACAGAATATGATACGCGTCGTCGTGGAAGTATTCCAAG CTCGAAAGGTGTTCTTTCACGCACGTGA
- the LOC125193950 gene encoding fanconi-associated nuclease 1 homolog isoform X1 has protein sequence MLTGRESLLRVIGKRRRFLPNRRSLLHAASPSPSSSILERNENVETDSHEQRPDGDAAESVNCPVCGAALPGADNALINSHVDDCLAPKGSKRKLSQATLFQLNFSRSKAKLHSPQLANELVIPSVPDETTTVDSIHDLNGLGWSDEYANKGLENDLNANPEEKIICKGTASDKFASPSLPCDIGEGRKDGVDEFSDDYDISKVVIPTLIVGRRYGSRESVDPQSRICLVRDHGNVNDPNAIKVLCVDCGSDSILGYIPRELAQYLSTLIEKFHFNFEGSITSVPQDPRTAIPIQIVCSNVELCDQKYCNMQEFKTIWKHVLRVAELAKSNPSGITRYQRNLELLIQEVLKSNRHLFTDNEVSLLEAFDSLPDDSKRLFPRLYTRKGPWFRMSSMSYAEIADHNQAIKGLVEAGYLCSFLPRNELEEDDIEEALNILNVDELREALLLVNKKCIHGTRKQDFIKLLLSSNTGGPCFDLRGFVLAKTGSCVKVSPLAELLVWRAERLFFLNGEQDLSAFLLVDLGIVKYPSYRCIISEPIFPNRSDVLSYEEAIEISQIMVESLDENDMELVLRCTDISVSRMSTCSTGGSKDSFLSHFSASWVYSKVVLLGVSFLEREKRYTEAIDLLRQLLNTFTSDRRRGYWTLRLSVDLEHLGRVDDSLQIAEGGLLDPWVRAGSRVALQRRVLRLGKPPRRWKIPSYSNSVNRKIVQVLVQGRPLNGKIGAKSIFYGEDGERCGVEKLALQYYAGEGGGWQGVHSESGIWLTIFGILMWDVVFADVPNVFRTKFQTAPLDLGTDSFYETRKSLIEAQLEKIRDGMAEEMLITTWELHVGTACRGVNWEKHSLADLRVAAKCIGGACLASICRHLAQGYRSWSSGMPDLLLWRLHDCYRGEAKLVEVKGPRDRLSEQQRAWLLVLMDCGFHVEVCKTRCAPSSPYLPPIHAYRRISGIFLPRLASSRLHHTNP, from the exons ATGCTTACTGGGCGCGAAAGCTTGCTCAGAGTCATCGGCAAACGACGCCGTTTTCTCCCCAATCGCCGATCCCTGCTCCACGCGGCCTCTCCCTCTCCG AGTTCGAGCATATTggagagaaatgaaaatgtcgAGACAGATTCACATGAGCAAAGACCCGACGGCGATGCTGCTGAATCGGTGAATTGCCCTGTCTGCGGGGCCGCACTTCCCGGCGCGGATAATGCCCTCATCAATTCTCATGTAG ATGATTGCCTTGCTCCTAAAGGAAGTAAGCGGAAACTCAGTCAGGCCACCCTTTTTCAGTTGAACTTCTCAAGGTCCAAAGCTAAATTGCACTCTCCGCAGCTAGCCAATGAACTAGTTATTCCAAGCGTGCCTGATGAAACGACCACTGTAGATTCGATCCATGACTTGAATGGGTTGGGCTGGTCTGATGAGTATGCTAACAAGGGTTTGGAAAACGATTTGAATGCAAATCctgaagaaaaaattatttgcaaAGGCACCGCTAGTGATAAATTTGCCTCGCCATCGTTACCATGTGACATTGGTGAAGGGCGTAAAGATGGTGTGGATGAATTTTCAGATGATTATGACATATCTAAGGTTGTTATTCCAACTCTCATTGTTGGCCGTAGGTATGGAAGTAGAGAGTCAGTAGATCCTCAATCAAGGATATGCCTCGTTAGAGACCATGGGAATGTTAATGATCCAAATGCTATCAag GTACTTTGTGTAGATTGTGGATCTGATAGCATTTTGGGATACATACCCCGAGAATTAGCCCAGTACTTGTCTACTCTAATAGAGAAGTTCCACTTTAACTTTGAG GGCAGTATAACTTCTGTACCACAAGATCCTCGCACAGCTATTCCAATTCAGATTGTATGCTCAAATGTGGAATTATGCGACCAAAAATATTGCAATATGCAAGAATTTAAGACTATATGGAAACATGTTTTACGTGTCGCTGAACTTGCAAAATCAAATCCATCTGGAATTACCAGGTATCAGCGTAACCTGGAATTGCTTATACAAGAGGTGTTAAAGAGTAACCGACATCTCTTCACAGACAACGAGGTGTCTTTGTTAG AAGCATTTGACTCGCTTCCTGATGATAGTAAAAGACTCTTTCCTCGGCTGTATACACGCAAAG GGCCCTGGTTTCGGATGTCTAGTATGTCATATGCTGAGATAGCTGACCACAATCAAGCAATTAAGGGGCTTGTAG AAGCTGGGTATCTGTGCTCATTTTTGCCAAGGAATGAACTAGAAGAGGATGATATAGAGGAAGCTTTGAACATACTAAATGTTGATGAGCTGCGGGAGGCTCTGTTACTGGTTAACAAG AAATGCATTCATGGTACAAGGAAGCAAGACTTCATTAAGTTGCTGCTATCATCAAACACAGGTGGTCCTTG TTTTGACCTCCGAGGTTTTGTTCTAGCTAAAACTGGTTCCTGTGTAAAAGTATCTCCACTTGCCGAACTTCTAGTATGGCGAGCTGAG AGGCTTTTCTTCCTCAACGGAGAGCAGGATCTGTCAGCCTTTTTGCTAGTGGACTTGGGTATTGTAAAATATCCTTCTTATAGATGTATAATCTCAGAGCCGATTTTTCCAAATAGGAGCGATGTGCTATCTTATGAAGAG GCAATtgaaatttcacaaattatgGTGGAGTCTCTTGACGAGAACGACATGGAGTTGGTCTTAAGATGCACAGACATATCTGTTTCGCGCATGTCAACTTGTTCAACTGGTGGATCAAAGGACTCCTttttatctcatttctcaGCCTCATGGGTGTACTCGAAGGTGGTCTTATTGGGTGTGTCCTTTCTTGAACGCGAGAAGAG GTACACTGAGGCCATTGATTTACTCAGGCAACTACTAAATACATTCACTTCAGATAGAAGAAGGGGATATTGGACATTGCGGCTCTCTGTTGATTTGGAACATCTTGGGCGTGTAGATGACAGCTTGCAAATAGCTGAGGGTGGTTTACTTGATCCATGGGTTCGTGCTGGTTCACGAGTAGCGCTGCAAAGGAGAGTGCTGCGGTTGGGTAAACCGCCCAGACGCTGGAAAATACCCAGTTATTCTAATTCAGTCAACCGGAAGATTGTTCAG GTTCTTGTTCAAGGAAGACCGTTGAATGGTAAAATAGGAGCGAAGAGCATCTTCTACGGTGAGGATGGAGAACGATGTGGAGTAGAAAAGCTTGCACTACAGTATTATGCCGGGGAAGGAGGTGGTTGGCAAGGCGTTCACTCAGAGAGTGGCATTTGGCTTACGATTTTCGGGATCTTGATGTGGGATGTCGTTTTTGCTGATGTACCAAATGTTTTCCGCACCAAATTTCAGACTGCACCATTGGATCTCGGGACAGATAGCTTCTATGAGACCAGAAAGAGCCTCATAGAAGCTCAGTTGGAGAAAATCCGAGATGGCATGGCAGAGGAGATGCTCATCACGACGTGGGAGTTGCATGTTGGAACTGCCTGTCGAGGGGTGAACTGGGAGAAGCACTCGCTGGCTGATCTTCGAGTTGCTGCAAAATGCATCGGAGGTGCGTGCCTTGCATCCATCTGCAGACATCTGGCTCAGGGTTACCGGAGCTGGTCCAGTGGCATGCCTGACTTACTTCTGTGGCGTCTCCACGACTGCTACAGAGGCGAAGCAAAGCTTGTGGAGGTGAAGGGCCCCAGGGACCGACTCTCGGAACAGCAGCGCGCGTGGTTGCTTGTCCTCATGGACTGCGGCTTCCATGTCGAGGTTTGCAAG ACGCGGTGCGCTCCTTCCTCACCATATCTTCCACCGATTCACGCCTATCGGAGGATCTCAGGCATCTTTCTTCCTCGCTTAGCCTCCAGTCGACTGCATCATACCAATCCCTGA
- the LOC125193950 gene encoding fanconi-associated nuclease 1 homolog isoform X2: protein MLTGRESLLRVIGKRRRFLPNRRSLLHAASPSPSSSILERNENVETDSHEQRPDGDAAESVNCPVCGAALPGADNALINSHVDDCLAPKGSKRKLSQATLFQLNFSRSKAKLHSPQLANELVIPSVPDETTTVDSIHDLNGLGWSDEYANKGLENDLNANPEEKIICKGTASDKFASPSLPCDIGEGRKDGVDEFSDDYDISKVVIPTLIVGRRYGSRESVDPQSRICLVRDHGNVNDPNAIKVLCVDCGSDSILGYIPRELAQYLSTLIEKFHFNFEGSITSVPQDPRTAIPIQIVCSNVELCDQKYCNMQEFKTIWKHVLRVAELAKSNPSGITRYQRNLELLIQEVLKSNRHLFTDNEVSLLEAFDSLPDDSKRLFPRLYTRKGPWFRMSSMSYAEIADHNQAIKGLVEAGYLCSFLPRNELEEDDIEEALNILNVDELREALLLVNKKCIHGTRKQDFIKLLLSSNTGGPCFDLRGFVLAKTGSCVKVSPLAELLVWRAERLFFLNGEQDLSAFLLVDLGIVKYPSYRCIISEPIFPNRSDVLSYEEAIEISQIMVESLDENDMELVLRCTDISVSRMSTCSTGGSKDSFLSHFSASWVYSKVVLLGVSFLEREKRYTEAIDLLRQLLNTFTSDRRRGYWTLRLSVDLEHLGRVDDSLQIAEGGLLDPWVRAGSRVALQRRVLRLGKPPRRWKIPSYSNSVNRKIVQVLVQGRPLNGKIGAKSIFYGEDGERCGVEKLALQYYAGEGGGWQGVHSESGIWLTIFGILMWDVVFADVPNVFRTKFQTAPLDLGTDSFYETRKSLIEAQLEKIRDGMAEEMLITTWELHVGTACRGVNWEKHSLADLRVAAKCIGGACLASICRHLAQGYRSWSSGMPDLLLWRLHDCYRGEAKLVEVKGPRDRLSEQQRAWLLVLMDCGFHVEVCKVTPNPVAT, encoded by the exons ATGCTTACTGGGCGCGAAAGCTTGCTCAGAGTCATCGGCAAACGACGCCGTTTTCTCCCCAATCGCCGATCCCTGCTCCACGCGGCCTCTCCCTCTCCG AGTTCGAGCATATTggagagaaatgaaaatgtcgAGACAGATTCACATGAGCAAAGACCCGACGGCGATGCTGCTGAATCGGTGAATTGCCCTGTCTGCGGGGCCGCACTTCCCGGCGCGGATAATGCCCTCATCAATTCTCATGTAG ATGATTGCCTTGCTCCTAAAGGAAGTAAGCGGAAACTCAGTCAGGCCACCCTTTTTCAGTTGAACTTCTCAAGGTCCAAAGCTAAATTGCACTCTCCGCAGCTAGCCAATGAACTAGTTATTCCAAGCGTGCCTGATGAAACGACCACTGTAGATTCGATCCATGACTTGAATGGGTTGGGCTGGTCTGATGAGTATGCTAACAAGGGTTTGGAAAACGATTTGAATGCAAATCctgaagaaaaaattatttgcaaAGGCACCGCTAGTGATAAATTTGCCTCGCCATCGTTACCATGTGACATTGGTGAAGGGCGTAAAGATGGTGTGGATGAATTTTCAGATGATTATGACATATCTAAGGTTGTTATTCCAACTCTCATTGTTGGCCGTAGGTATGGAAGTAGAGAGTCAGTAGATCCTCAATCAAGGATATGCCTCGTTAGAGACCATGGGAATGTTAATGATCCAAATGCTATCAag GTACTTTGTGTAGATTGTGGATCTGATAGCATTTTGGGATACATACCCCGAGAATTAGCCCAGTACTTGTCTACTCTAATAGAGAAGTTCCACTTTAACTTTGAG GGCAGTATAACTTCTGTACCACAAGATCCTCGCACAGCTATTCCAATTCAGATTGTATGCTCAAATGTGGAATTATGCGACCAAAAATATTGCAATATGCAAGAATTTAAGACTATATGGAAACATGTTTTACGTGTCGCTGAACTTGCAAAATCAAATCCATCTGGAATTACCAGGTATCAGCGTAACCTGGAATTGCTTATACAAGAGGTGTTAAAGAGTAACCGACATCTCTTCACAGACAACGAGGTGTCTTTGTTAG AAGCATTTGACTCGCTTCCTGATGATAGTAAAAGACTCTTTCCTCGGCTGTATACACGCAAAG GGCCCTGGTTTCGGATGTCTAGTATGTCATATGCTGAGATAGCTGACCACAATCAAGCAATTAAGGGGCTTGTAG AAGCTGGGTATCTGTGCTCATTTTTGCCAAGGAATGAACTAGAAGAGGATGATATAGAGGAAGCTTTGAACATACTAAATGTTGATGAGCTGCGGGAGGCTCTGTTACTGGTTAACAAG AAATGCATTCATGGTACAAGGAAGCAAGACTTCATTAAGTTGCTGCTATCATCAAACACAGGTGGTCCTTG TTTTGACCTCCGAGGTTTTGTTCTAGCTAAAACTGGTTCCTGTGTAAAAGTATCTCCACTTGCCGAACTTCTAGTATGGCGAGCTGAG AGGCTTTTCTTCCTCAACGGAGAGCAGGATCTGTCAGCCTTTTTGCTAGTGGACTTGGGTATTGTAAAATATCCTTCTTATAGATGTATAATCTCAGAGCCGATTTTTCCAAATAGGAGCGATGTGCTATCTTATGAAGAG GCAATtgaaatttcacaaattatgGTGGAGTCTCTTGACGAGAACGACATGGAGTTGGTCTTAAGATGCACAGACATATCTGTTTCGCGCATGTCAACTTGTTCAACTGGTGGATCAAAGGACTCCTttttatctcatttctcaGCCTCATGGGTGTACTCGAAGGTGGTCTTATTGGGTGTGTCCTTTCTTGAACGCGAGAAGAG GTACACTGAGGCCATTGATTTACTCAGGCAACTACTAAATACATTCACTTCAGATAGAAGAAGGGGATATTGGACATTGCGGCTCTCTGTTGATTTGGAACATCTTGGGCGTGTAGATGACAGCTTGCAAATAGCTGAGGGTGGTTTACTTGATCCATGGGTTCGTGCTGGTTCACGAGTAGCGCTGCAAAGGAGAGTGCTGCGGTTGGGTAAACCGCCCAGACGCTGGAAAATACCCAGTTATTCTAATTCAGTCAACCGGAAGATTGTTCAG GTTCTTGTTCAAGGAAGACCGTTGAATGGTAAAATAGGAGCGAAGAGCATCTTCTACGGTGAGGATGGAGAACGATGTGGAGTAGAAAAGCTTGCACTACAGTATTATGCCGGGGAAGGAGGTGGTTGGCAAGGCGTTCACTCAGAGAGTGGCATTTGGCTTACGATTTTCGGGATCTTGATGTGGGATGTCGTTTTTGCTGATGTACCAAATGTTTTCCGCACCAAATTTCAGACTGCACCATTGGATCTCGGGACAGATAGCTTCTATGAGACCAGAAAGAGCCTCATAGAAGCTCAGTTGGAGAAAATCCGAGATGGCATGGCAGAGGAGATGCTCATCACGACGTGGGAGTTGCATGTTGGAACTGCCTGTCGAGGGGTGAACTGGGAGAAGCACTCGCTGGCTGATCTTCGAGTTGCTGCAAAATGCATCGGAGGTGCGTGCCTTGCATCCATCTGCAGACATCTGGCTCAGGGTTACCGGAGCTGGTCCAGTGGCATGCCTGACTTACTTCTGTGGCGTCTCCACGACTGCTACAGAGGCGAAGCAAAGCTTGTGGAGGTGAAGGGCCCCAGGGACCGACTCTCGGAACAGCAGCGCGCGTGGTTGCTTGTCCTCATGGACTGCGGCTTCCATGTCGAGGTTTGCAAGGTGACTCCAAATCCGGTAGCAACATAA
- the LOC125192649 gene encoding FRIGIDA-like protein 4a isoform X1, with protein MADPGDLTHPPPPSFDDFQRQTSLMTSCTLLWKELSDHFTTLEQDLIKKSDALKAKVEALNQETQTSLEALDSRESSISRSLSIAYETLEQATKMSIFFSADEDKAEVDDSDGLLLKLRGFCRRMAAKEFWIFVTSRKKELELFRSELPKALSSCVDPPRFVLEAISEVFPVASSASNGYDLGWACVLLLETLIPVMVDPVLGKERMLVTPSIKGKAEEIAEAWKRSLEERGGIENVKTPDVHTFLQHLVTFGIVKEADVDLYRKLVVASAWRKQMPKLAVSLGLGDKMPDMIEELIGRGQQVDAVHFTYEVGLADKFPPVPLLKAFLKDAKKTATSILEDANNSGRASHMAAKKEQSAIRAVLKCIEEYKLEAEFPPQDLKKRLEQLEKVKIEKKKPASPAAKRTRASTGGPMPPAKAGRSTNAYVSSFPSPPTYVRSPSSHTQYSPTPTAVPAYPASFPYGSRSPSYVYSPEAPPPAIVGSYPVSPVSFPAYGGYSNGMAPAYQQAYY; from the exons ATGGCCGATCCAGGCGACTTGACTcacccgccgccgccgagTTTCGACGATTTCCAGCGCCAGACCTCGCTGATGACTAGCTGCACTCTCCTCTGGAAGGAGCTCTCCGACCACTTCACCACCCTCGAGCAGGACCTAATTAAGAAATCCGACGCGCTCAAGGCCAAGGTGGAGGCCCTAAACCAGGAGACGCAGACCTCTCTCGAGGCGCTCGACTCTCGCGAGTCGTCAATCTCGAGATCGCTCTCGATCGCGTACGAGACGCTCGAGCAGGCCACCAAGATGTCGATCTTCTTCTCCGCCGACGAGGACAAGGCGGAGGTCGACGATTCTGACGGTTTGCTGCTGAAATTGAGGGGATTCTGCCGCAGGATGGCGGCGAAGGAGTTTTGGATCTTCGTCACGTCGCGGAAGAAGGAGCTCGAGCTGTTCCGATCGGAGCTGCCGAAAGCCCTCTCCAGCTGCGTCGATCCGCCGCGGTTCGTGCTCGAGGCGATCTCGGAGGTTTTTCCGGTGGCGAGCAGCGCTAGCAATGGCTACGATTTGGGGTGGGCTTGCGTGCTGCTGCTGGAGACGCTGATTCCGGTGATGGTGGATCCGGTGCTGGGGAAGGAGAGGATGCTGGTGACGCCGAGCATCAAGGGGAAGGCGGAGGAGATAGCGGAGGCGTGGAAGAGGAGCCTGGAGGAGAGGGGTGGAATTGAGAATGTGAAGACGCCAGATGTGCACACCTTTTTGCAGCATTTGGTGACATTCGGGATTGTGAAGGAGGCGGATGTGGATTTGTACAGGAAGCTCGTCGTCGCCTCTGCGTGGAGAAAGCAGATGCCGAAGCTCGCCGTTTCTCTCGGCCTTGGTGATAAGATGCCCg ATATGATTGAAGAATTGATTGGAAGGGGACAACAAGTTGACGCTGTTCACTTTACGTACGAAGTTGGTCTAGCTGACAAATTCCCCCCTGTCCCGCTGTTGAAGGCTTTTCTGAAAGATGCAAAAAAGACAGCCACATCCATCTTGGAGGACGCCAACAATTCAGGACGTGCATCA CATATGGCAGCCAAGAAAGAGCAATCGGCCATTCGTGCTGTTCTCAAGTGCATCGAAGAATACAAACTCGAGGCTGAGTTCCCACCGCAAGACCTCAAGAAGCGCCTCGAGCAATTAGAGAAGGTCAAGATTGAGAAGAAGAAGCCAGCGAGCCCAGCAGCCAAGAGAACACGTGCCAGCACCGGAGGGCCCATGCCCCCAGCCAAGGCAGGCCGTTCGACCAATGCCTACGTGTCATCTTTTCCGTCTCCTCCCACGTACGTCAGGTCTCCTTCGTCACACACCCAGTATTCTCCAACTCCAACTGCAGTCCCGGCATACCCAGCAAGCTTCCCGTACGGAAGCAGAAGCCCCTCGTATGTATACTCCCCGGAGGCCCCCCCTCCGGCCATCGTGGGATCGTATCCTGTCTCTCCGGTGAGCTTCCCTGCCTACGGTGGATACAGCAATGGGATGGCACCTGCTTACCAGCAAGCTTACTACTGA